In Nitrospiraceae bacterium, the genomic stretch TCGCCAGCCAGATGGCGATGCCTTGCGATGAAAGGCTTGCAATGATTTCTTTGGCGCCAGGCAATGGATACGTATGATCTTTCATCTCGGCAAAAAATTGGCTGTGTAACTCATTGGCCCGTCCGTGCAAGGCCTGATCCGTAAGAAGGGCATCCAGCATCAGGCCCGATCCCTTCCCAATCTGACGATGGATTGCCGCACGCGGGACTGGATGTTTGACTACCGAAAAAGCACGGGCCCATGCCTCCACATGCAAATAATTCGTATCCATAAGCGTGCCATCAACATCAAAATCACCACTCCTATCATGGGGAAATCTCCCGTCAGTCAGGCCGAAATGCCAGAGCTTGACTTCGCCCTCATAGATGTAATGCCCGGTTTTCTTTGCCATCATATCGGACATCATGAAATCCCTTACTTTCCCGGTTGCACACCAGGCCGGTTCTCATCTTTGACATATCTAAGCCCAGTCGCCTTTACCCAACAAGGCAAATCATGCTTCGGTTGCAGATGATGGCCCCACGGTCAGAGGATATGTCATCCCTTCTATGGACAAGGAATCTCAAATTCTCAATCCATAACGGATAACCGTCTTAGACCCGGGCTCAGCTTTCCTATTATTAGGATATTTTCTCTATTGATTGAAATGGATACTTTTCAATTTTCATCAGAGGATTCGTCTGTCCCTTACTCATCGGCCGCATCATCTCTACGGTCTTCCCAACCGGGATTAGCTGAACGTCTCACCTAACCGGCATCACCGGGCTTAACAGGACACACTCATTGCTTAAAAAAAGTTAGATAACAGACTGCATGCGGCAGGTTAAATTTGACAGAAAAGCTGACAGGGATTGCCCGCTGAAACGGCATCCTATTCTGACATCACGAGTAACCACGTGACAGGCAACAATGGCGGCTCAAAGGTTGATACGTGTTTGACGTTTCCAATTCTTCAGGATTTTGTGTGGGTAAACGCAGGGAACAATGATTGAGACTATGGGTTTCCCCATCCCTTCCCGTTATAGAACGAGGGGATCCCGCACAGATCCGTCTTGCCCGATTAACCATACGATTTCCTGAAAAGCCACCTTTCAGAGATCACTCATGGAAAGTGATGAATCATGGATGATTCCCCTCCTTATTTCTCTCAGGAAACCTACTCAAGCAACCTTTTGTCCAACCGTGATAAGAATCGGGTAAGCGAAATGAATCTCACTACCCATGCGATGCACACCAACACCCATGGCATCTTTTCCAATGTCAGACTCAAACATCCGGCGAAGCTTGTCTTTGTCCCCAGGGTGAGGGAAGGAAGCAGCCAGCTGACGTTCCAGCTCCATTTCGACCTTATAGCGTCCCGTTTTGATATTAGTCAGGCCCGACGTCTCAATAGCTGTCGCCATTTCGGCAAAACTGAGAGCTTTGGTATGGGAGGGGTCCCGGAGTTGCTCCATCCGATTGTACGCCTCGGTTTTTTCTGATGGAAGGACCGCGTCCACCACCATGACTCTCCCGTGGGGCTTGCAAACCCGAACCATTTCCAACAAGACGGCCATGGGGTCAAGGAAGTGATGGAAGCTATAGCGCGTCACCACACATGAAAAATGGGCACTAGGAAACGGGAGTGACAATACGTCACCAATGTGCCAGGACACATTGGTGAGATTCTGTTCCTGCTGGCGTTTCCCCGCTTCCTCAATCATGGTAGGAGTGAGATCGAGACCTGTCACATGAGCCGCATGCTTTGCCAATTCGCACGCCACAATGCCGGGACCACAGGCAACATCAAGAACCGTATCCCTGGCACCCACCCCACTGAATTGCACCAGCATATCCATCGATGCGGAATGCCCGGGAAGCTCCGCGAAAGGCACGGCCTGCAATGTAAACTGGGAAATGATCGTGTCGTGGTGTTCCATGGTTTCTTTCTCTCGTCAGAATGCTGGCTTCATGCCAAGTTCAGGGGCATGCCTTTATTGACCCGATCGGTTTGAGTGGCGGGTAAGGCTCAAGGCTTGAACAGGCGCAAGGCCATTTGTTCTTCGTCTAAGTAAGAATCACCCATTTTTAGTCCGCGTTCTTCGCGTGCGAATGATGTGAAGCCTTCTGATGCATAGAGGCGCTTCGCTCGTAAGTTGAGCGAAACCACCGTCAAGTTGATGTTCTCCAGACCTTCGATGCCTCTGGCACGCCTCACCACTTCCTGGACAAGTTGTCTGCCAATTCCTCTCCCGGAGCACTCC encodes the following:
- a CDS encoding HAD family hydrolase; amino-acid sequence: MMAKKTGHYIYEGEVKLWHFGLTDGRFPHDRSGDFDVDGTLMDTNYLHVEAWARAFSVVKHPVPRAAIHRQIGKGSGLMLDALLTDQALHGRANELHSQFFAEMKDHTYPLPGAKEIIASLSSQGIAIWLATSAKSEELEHHVHALEAKDKLAGLVSSADVASAKPAPDIFQLTLERAGCSPQESIVVGDTIWDIQSAQGCGLQTIAVKTGGAFSREELYAAGAVAVYKDCAELLASGFPATFEVR
- a CDS encoding methyltransferase domain-containing protein, with the translated sequence MEHHDTIISQFTLQAVPFAELPGHSASMDMLVQFSGVGARDTVLDVACGPGIVACELAKHAAHVTGLDLTPTMIEEAGKRQQEQNLTNVSWHIGDVLSLPFPSAHFSCVVTRYSFHHFLDPMAVLLEMVRVCKPHGRVMVVDAVLPSEKTEAYNRMEQLRDPSHTKALSFAEMATAIETSGLTNIKTGRYKVEMELERQLAASFPHPGDKDKLRRMFESDIGKDAMGVGVHRMGSEIHFAYPILITVGQKVA